A genomic stretch from Candidatus Hydrogenedentota bacterium includes:
- a CDS encoding GNAT family N-acetyltransferase, producing MMRIERITDLPKNFDEFVVEIAGGLAGLYGPAAAEAYAENGPAGVAASLAHPQVTGYAAIGEEGAEALLIGVIRNDLAHISFIHVLSRCTGRGHESQLTEWAVNRFRDAGLSGIVAEAVPLCSLTLDDTYARLGFLRVDRMIMIAPLTAGALAVDSLRTSHPLAEKDWEEAAGVVLDAYRDHPGQLLHSEVRNMEAAMAFIASATSGGFGRTRPGFIRCIRRGGRMAGVLFGCEAAPQVGFILQVAVAPEFQGRGFGRTLLCEVAQCFREASYERLALGVTEDNPARRLYERLGFKKLRPVTAYAWWR from the coding sequence ATGATGCGGATCGAGAGGATTACAGACCTCCCCAAGAACTTCGATGAGTTCGTGGTGGAGATTGCCGGGGGACTCGCCGGGTTGTACGGCCCCGCCGCCGCTGAGGCATACGCTGAGAATGGTCCGGCCGGGGTTGCTGCCTCCCTTGCGCACCCGCAGGTGACCGGCTACGCAGCCATCGGAGAGGAAGGCGCCGAGGCCCTGCTCATCGGCGTAATCCGCAATGACCTCGCCCATATATCCTTTATCCACGTCCTGAGCCGGTGCACGGGTAGAGGCCATGAATCGCAGCTCACGGAATGGGCGGTCAACCGTTTTCGGGATGCCGGACTGTCGGGGATCGTTGCCGAGGCCGTGCCACTTTGTTCGCTGACATTGGACGACACCTATGCCCGCCTTGGATTTCTGCGTGTCGACCGCATGATCATGATTGCGCCGCTGACGGCCGGGGCTTTGGCCGTCGACAGTCTCCGCACCAGCCATCCCTTGGCCGAAAAGGACTGGGAAGAGGCGGCGGGAGTCGTGTTGGATGCGTACCGGGATCACCCAGGACAGTTGCTCCATTCGGAAGTGAGGAACATGGAGGCCGCGATGGCGTTTATTGCGAGCGCCACATCGGGGGGCTTCGGGCGCACGCGCCCAGGGTTTATTCGATGCATACGCCGCGGGGGACGGATGGCGGGCGTTTTGTTTGGATGCGAAGCGGCTCCCCAGGTCGGGTTCATCCTTCAGGTTGCCGTGGCGCCGGAATTTCAGGGAAGAGGTTTCGGGCGCACCTTGTTATGCGAAGTGGCGCAGTGCTTCCGCGAAGCGTCCTACGAACGTCTTGCCCTTGGCGTTACCGAGGACAATCCCGCGCGTCGTCTGTATGAGCGGCTGGGTTTCAAGAAGTTGCGGCCAGTGACGGCCTACGCGTGGTGGCGTTAG
- the lepB gene encoding signal peptidase I, which produces MVIIGSLVPIYVFGIMGAVPFKVPSRSMEPTLLPGDYLFATPEEYYHRGDIIVLRDPTQKGAYLVKRLVGLPGDTISEDNGYLSINGKYASEPYLFEPVNYVLVPVTVPENEILVLGDNRNESEDSSRWLIDPDTGEVTVSDEYGNKGPDGKNYKRTVPISSVIGKVRYIYLPFSRAGKVESYPLVNVDGE; this is translated from the coding sequence GTGGTAATCATCGGGTCGCTGGTGCCCATATACGTGTTCGGAATTATGGGTGCGGTACCTTTTAAAGTGCCTTCCAGGTCGATGGAGCCCACGCTGCTGCCGGGAGACTACCTGTTTGCCACTCCCGAAGAGTACTACCACCGTGGCGACATCATCGTGCTTCGCGACCCGACCCAGAAAGGGGCCTATCTCGTCAAACGGCTCGTGGGATTGCCGGGCGACACGATTTCGGAGGACAACGGGTATCTCTCCATTAATGGCAAGTACGCATCGGAGCCGTACCTGTTTGAACCCGTCAATTACGTTCTTGTGCCGGTCACCGTTCCGGAGAACGAGATCCTCGTACTGGGAGACAACCGTAACGAGAGCGAAGACAGCAGCCGCTGGTTGATCGATCCCGACACGGGCGAAGTCACCGTGAGCGACGAATATGGCAACAAGGGTCCCGATGGCAAGAATTACAAGCGGACGGTGCCCATCTCATCGGTTATCGGAAAGGTCCGCTATATCTACTTGCCATTCAGCAGGGCCGGGAAAGTGGAATCCTATCCGCTGGTGAATGTGGACGGAGAATAG
- a CDS encoding GAF domain-containing protein gives MPRLLVDPQQPGAQQYTVPITAAITHLGRAEDNTVSLAIEGVSRHHAKILRRGDQVVVMDLNSLNGTYVNNQRIVERVLSDRDEIRLGGNCLLVYLADDPGQAPKPDSSSPSSLVQDLAKIRDEMDRVSSTLTMIGKQATSGQPQAQAVAQETAKQDVLTMSRAFRRLSALYQASKLLASDFDISKRLSAVLDTAMEVTGADRGFLMVREEATGALRVSVAREMGQDMRAGSPSMSIAGRAAMSGEPVLMTSDDQQYSGSESIIRQQIRSAMCVPLRIEDRLLGSIYVDTRSTTHTFNQEDLELFASVAAQAAFAIDNVRLYQRMVETEKKRANLGRFLSPSIVEEIMRKEGALELGGTKRVVTAFFCDIRGFTPIAERLPASTLVDMLNEHFTAMTQIIFSMQGTLDKYIGDEIMAVFGSPLNRDDDALRAVTAAVTMQIRNHEMNTKRQQAGLPPFELGIGVATGEVIAGLVGSPDRMEFTVVGDRVNTARRLCSLAEPGQVVVADTTYELIKDHVKARAIGTVLLKGKEEPVHAYEVEAIQ, from the coding sequence ATGCCTAGGCTTCTGGTCGATCCTCAACAGCCCGGCGCGCAGCAGTATACCGTGCCTATTACCGCTGCCATTACGCATTTGGGGCGCGCCGAAGACAATACCGTCTCGCTGGCGATCGAAGGCGTCTCCCGGCATCACGCGAAAATCCTCCGGCGGGGCGACCAAGTTGTCGTCATGGATCTCAATAGCCTGAACGGCACCTACGTCAACAATCAGCGCATTGTCGAGCGCGTACTCAGCGATCGCGATGAAATCCGTCTCGGCGGCAATTGCCTGCTCGTCTACCTTGCTGACGACCCCGGCCAGGCTCCCAAACCGGATTCCTCTTCGCCATCGTCTCTGGTTCAGGATCTGGCCAAGATTCGCGACGAGATGGATCGCGTTAGCAGCACACTCACCATGATTGGCAAGCAGGCAACCAGCGGGCAGCCCCAGGCGCAGGCCGTCGCACAGGAAACCGCCAAGCAAGACGTTCTGACCATGAGCCGCGCCTTCCGCAGGCTTTCCGCGCTCTATCAGGCCAGCAAACTGCTCGCTTCGGACTTCGACATCTCGAAGCGGTTGTCCGCCGTTCTCGATACGGCCATGGAAGTCACGGGCGCGGACCGGGGCTTTCTGATGGTGCGAGAAGAAGCCACGGGCGCACTTCGCGTCAGCGTTGCCCGCGAGATGGGGCAGGATATGCGCGCGGGATCTCCGAGTATGAGCATTGCGGGCCGCGCCGCGATGTCGGGTGAACCCGTGCTGATGACCAGCGACGACCAACAATACAGCGGGAGCGAAAGCATCATCCGCCAGCAGATTCGCAGCGCGATGTGCGTGCCGCTGCGCATCGAAGATCGACTCCTTGGCTCAATCTACGTCGACACGCGCAGCACAACCCATACGTTTAACCAGGAAGACCTGGAATTGTTCGCGTCGGTTGCCGCGCAGGCCGCGTTCGCCATCGACAATGTGCGTCTCTATCAGCGCATGGTGGAAACGGAGAAGAAGCGCGCAAATCTCGGACGCTTCTTGTCGCCGTCAATTGTCGAAGAGATCATGCGCAAGGAAGGCGCGCTCGAGCTTGGCGGCACCAAGCGCGTGGTCACGGCGTTCTTCTGCGATATTCGAGGCTTCACACCCATCGCGGAACGGCTGCCCGCATCGACCTTGGTCGACATGCTCAACGAGCACTTCACCGCGATGACGCAGATCATCTTTTCGATGCAGGGTACGCTCGACAAGTACATCGGCGACGAGATCATGGCGGTGTTCGGCTCGCCGCTCAACCGGGACGACGACGCCTTGCGCGCGGTGACCGCCGCGGTGACGATGCAAATCCGCAACCATGAGATGAACACGAAGCGCCAGCAAGCGGGCCTGCCTCCCTTTGAGCTGGGCATCGGGGTTGCCACAGGCGAGGTCATCGCGGGACTGGTGGGATCGCCCGATCGCATGGAGTTCACCGTTGTCGGCGATCGGGTCAATACTGCGCGGCGGCTGTGTTCGCTGGCTGAACCCGGACAGGTTGTGGTTGCGGATACGACCTATGAGCTCATCAAAGACCACGTGAAAGCGCGTGCCATCGGCACCGTCCTTCTCAAGGGCAAGGAAGAACCCGTACACGCCTACGAGGTGGAAGCGATTCAATAG
- the rplL gene encoding 50S ribosomal protein L7/L12, translated as MATKTEEIIEKISELSVLELSELIKALEDKFGVTAAAPMMMGAMMPMAGAGGGEAAADEGPSSYDAILAEVGGNKIQVIKEVRAITGLGLKEAKDLVDGAPKPIKEDISEDEAKDIKGKIEAAGAKVEIKGHA; from the coding sequence ATGGCCACGAAGACAGAAGAAATCATCGAGAAAATCTCCGAGTTGTCGGTGTTGGAGTTGAGCGAGCTGATCAAGGCGCTCGAAGACAAGTTCGGCGTGACGGCTGCCGCCCCCATGATGATGGGCGCCATGATGCCGATGGCTGGCGCTGGCGGCGGCGAAGCGGCCGCGGACGAAGGCCCGAGCTCGTACGACGCGATCCTCGCGGAAGTCGGCGGCAACAAGATCCAGGTCATCAAGGAAGTCCGCGCCATCACCGGTTTGGGCCTCAAGGAAGCCAAGGACCTCGTCGACGGCGCTCCGAAGCCCATCAAGGAAGACATCTCCGAAGACGAAGCGAAAGACATCAAGGGGAAGATCGAAGCGGCCGGCGCGAAGGTCGAGATCAAGGGCCACGCCTAG
- the rplJ gene encoding 50S ribosomal protein L10, with translation MPKQEKIDAVSELKERIEAHQVVVMTKYIGIKAGQVSLLRKKLRDSNVQMKVYKNTLAKRVLDELNLSDAAKFMDGPTAWTFSNDPAAPPKVLKEFNKDVPVVSMTGGILDGKVLGPAQLEALASLPSREVLIGQVVGTIAAPLRNFVGVLSAMPRNLVNVLDQIKKQKEGAAA, from the coding sequence GTGCCAAAGCAAGAAAAGATTGATGCCGTATCCGAACTCAAGGAGCGCATCGAAGCCCATCAGGTCGTCGTGATGACGAAATACATCGGAATCAAGGCCGGCCAGGTGTCGTTGCTACGCAAGAAGCTTCGCGATTCGAATGTCCAGATGAAAGTCTACAAGAACACGCTGGCCAAGCGCGTTCTCGACGAACTGAATCTGTCCGACGCCGCGAAGTTCATGGATGGCCCGACCGCATGGACGTTCTCGAACGATCCCGCCGCGCCGCCCAAGGTTCTCAAGGAGTTCAACAAGGACGTCCCGGTCGTCTCCATGACGGGAGGTATCCTGGACGGCAAGGTGCTGGGTCCCGCGCAACTGGAAGCGCTGGCGAGCCTGCCGTCGCGCGAAGTGCTTATCGGCCAGGTCGTCGGAACGATCGCCGCGCCGTTGCGCAACTTCGTCGGCGTGCTCAGTGCCATGCCGCGTAATCTGGTCAACGTGCTCGACCAGATCAAGAAACAGAAGGAAGGCGCCGCCGCGTAG
- a CDS encoding peptidylprolyl isomerase, translating into MTTLRAAVLLGLLVFVPAFAGYAQRATTVDQVVATVDKEAILLSDIMAEIGPQLNEIRRGATSDAEFDAALQKKIKATLDQAIENKVLLREAQNIGLKVEEDIVEKRLDEYKKLFSTNEEFMKELQSTGETLSDLRNRLRKQMLARTMAIRKTKEFDTSVTVTESEVAQYYQDHMDEFKHPERVHAYQIFLPANSEPETRAKVKAHLEELRSEIDAGSDFEELANQYSKAPGSEDGGLIGWVERGDLVHQLEDTVFGLKPGQLSEIVETDGGFHLLMVDKREEAGLAPLAEVRKDIEPILRTAAAGVHYKKWIEDLKRRSSIQVFI; encoded by the coding sequence ATGACTACACTGCGAGCGGCTGTTTTGTTGGGGCTGTTGGTGTTTGTGCCCGCATTTGCCGGGTATGCGCAGCGCGCAACTACCGTGGACCAGGTGGTGGCAACGGTCGACAAGGAAGCGATTCTGCTGAGCGATATCATGGCGGAAATCGGTCCGCAGTTGAATGAGATTCGCCGCGGCGCGACCAGCGATGCGGAATTCGATGCCGCATTGCAGAAGAAGATTAAAGCAACCTTGGATCAAGCCATTGAGAACAAGGTGTTGCTGCGCGAGGCGCAGAATATCGGTCTTAAAGTGGAAGAGGACATTGTCGAGAAGCGGCTGGACGAGTACAAGAAGCTCTTCAGCACGAATGAAGAGTTCATGAAGGAATTGCAGTCGACCGGCGAGACGCTGAGCGATCTGCGCAACAGGCTCCGCAAGCAAATGCTTGCGCGTACGATGGCAATCCGCAAGACGAAAGAGTTCGACACGTCCGTCACCGTGACGGAGTCCGAGGTCGCGCAGTATTACCAAGATCACATGGACGAGTTTAAGCACCCCGAGCGTGTGCACGCATATCAGATTTTCCTCCCCGCGAATTCGGAACCGGAAACGCGCGCGAAGGTCAAAGCGCACCTGGAAGAGTTGCGCAGCGAGATCGACGCCGGTTCGGATTTCGAGGAGCTCGCCAATCAGTATTCCAAGGCGCCGGGCTCGGAAGACGGCGGTCTCATTGGATGGGTCGAGCGGGGCGATTTGGTGCACCAATTGGAGGACACGGTATTCGGGTTGAAGCCCGGTCAGCTTAGTGAAATCGTCGAGACGGATGGCGGTTTTCACTTGCTGATGGTCGATAAGCGCGAAGAAGCGGGCCTTGCGCCGCTCGCGGAAGTCCGTAAGGACATCGAGCCGATACTTCGGACCGCGGCCGCGGGCGTCCACTACAAGAAATGGATCGAGGATCTGAAGCGCCGGAGCAGCATCCAGGTGTTTATCTGA
- the eno gene encoding phosphopyruvate hydratase, producing the protein MTRITGIVGREILDSRGNPTVEVDVYLSSGVMGRAAVPSGASTGENEAIELRDKNAKRYLGKGVLKAVDNVNEVISQELMGMDALNQREIDKTLCSLDGTSNKGKLGANAILGVSMAVAKAAATALEVPLYRYVGGANAHVLPVPMMNILNGGAHADNNVDIQEFMVMPAGAKSFKEALRMGTEVFHALKAVLKSQGLNTAVGDEGGFAPNLKSNVEAVEVILKAIKNAGYKAGKDIFLALDCAASEFYKGKKYILSAEKKPERSSAEMADFLAGLAAAYPIISIEDGMSEGDWAGWKLLTDKLGTKTQLVGDDLFVTNTEYLARGIREGIANSILVKVNQIGTLTETLEAVEMAQRAGYTAVISHRSGETEDSTIADLVVATNAGQIKTGSASRSDRIAKYNQLLRIEEELGGQAEFLGMQAFYNIMKPKAGAK; encoded by the coding sequence ATGACGAGAATAACCGGAATCGTTGGGCGCGAGATTTTGGATTCGCGCGGCAACCCCACAGTAGAAGTTGATGTATACCTGTCCAGCGGCGTAATGGGCCGCGCGGCTGTCCCCTCGGGCGCTTCGACGGGTGAAAACGAAGCCATCGAATTGCGCGATAAGAACGCCAAGCGTTACCTCGGCAAAGGCGTGTTGAAAGCGGTTGACAACGTCAACGAGGTCATTTCCCAGGAATTGATGGGGATGGACGCGTTGAATCAGCGCGAGATCGACAAGACCCTCTGCTCGCTCGACGGTACATCGAACAAGGGGAAGCTCGGCGCAAATGCTATCCTCGGCGTGTCGATGGCAGTTGCGAAGGCTGCCGCGACCGCATTGGAAGTCCCGCTGTACCGTTATGTTGGCGGCGCAAACGCCCACGTCCTGCCGGTCCCGATGATGAACATCCTGAATGGCGGCGCCCACGCGGACAATAACGTCGACATCCAGGAATTCATGGTCATGCCCGCCGGTGCGAAGTCGTTCAAAGAAGCGCTTCGCATGGGAACGGAAGTCTTCCACGCGTTGAAGGCGGTGTTGAAGAGCCAGGGTCTGAACACGGCGGTCGGCGACGAAGGCGGTTTCGCACCGAACCTGAAGTCGAATGTCGAAGCTGTCGAAGTCATCTTGAAGGCCATCAAGAACGCCGGGTATAAGGCGGGCAAAGACATTTTCCTGGCGTTGGACTGCGCGGCCAGCGAATTTTACAAGGGCAAGAAGTACATTTTGAGCGCCGAGAAGAAGCCGGAACGGAGTTCCGCGGAAATGGCCGACTTCCTGGCCGGGCTTGCAGCCGCGTATCCCATTATCTCCATTGAAGATGGTATGTCCGAAGGCGATTGGGCCGGCTGGAAGTTGTTGACCGACAAGCTGGGCACGAAGACGCAGTTGGTGGGCGACGACTTATTTGTCACCAACACCGAGTACCTGGCGCGCGGTATCCGCGAGGGCATCGCCAACTCGATCCTCGTTAAGGTCAATCAAATCGGTACGTTAACCGAGACGTTGGAAGCTGTCGAGATGGCCCAGCGGGCAGGTTACACGGCGGTTATTTCCCACCGCAGCGGTGAAACCGAAGATTCGACGATCGCCGACTTGGTGGTGGCGACGAACGCCGGCCAGATCAAGACCGGTTCCGCGTCGCGCAGCGACCGTATCGCCAAGTACAACCAACTGCTTCGTATCGAAGAAGAGTTGGGTGGCCAGGCAGAATTCTTGGGTATGCAGGCGTTTTACAATATAATGAAGCCCAAGGCCGGGGCGAAGTAA
- a CDS encoding septum formation initiator family protein, translating into MMGKGYVIALLVTIGLTAAYVWHRDLRGKYEYYLENEKYVQTVQDQLETLKQEEQRLQERVDGLDNNDPVEVEADLRRDRKLVRPGEKIFRVELEPDGSAQQGVVTEP; encoded by the coding sequence ATGATGGGTAAAGGGTACGTAATCGCGCTGCTCGTCACCATCGGGTTGACGGCTGCATACGTATGGCACCGTGATCTTCGCGGCAAGTACGAATACTATCTCGAAAACGAGAAGTATGTGCAGACGGTCCAGGACCAGCTTGAGACGTTGAAGCAGGAAGAGCAACGACTGCAGGAGCGTGTCGATGGCCTGGACAACAATGACCCGGTCGAGGTCGAGGCGGATCTCCGCCGCGATAGAAAGCTCGTCCGCCCGGGAGAGAAGATCTTCCGCGTGGAGTTGGAGCCGGACGGCAGCGCACAACAGGGAGTCGTTACCGAACCCTGA
- a CDS encoding PhoH family protein, translating into MTHEIILNSQEEAIKLLGRNGELRKRIQQETPVRIVDRGAKVVVMGEDPDAAMVGSMLSEMLVAVRRGHTPTVADVSYALNEARTNRGAPLSDLLGGSPRPLLRTEIAIKPRTRGQVRYLEAIRNHGVTLAIGPAGTGKTYLAMAAAISALLNKEVNRLILTRPAVEAGESLGFLPGDLQQKVNPYLRPLYDALYSMVDVERARRLIEREAIEVAPLAFMRGRTLDHAFAILDEAQNTTSEQMKMFLTRLGEGSRAVVTGDITQVDLPKGTTSGLVEANRILKHTPGIAIVRLDRADVVRHPLVQGIIDAYEAAGAQTDSETQHHHSVLERGGRQ; encoded by the coding sequence CTGACACACGAGATCATTCTGAATAGCCAAGAAGAAGCAATAAAGCTTCTTGGGCGCAACGGAGAACTCCGGAAGCGCATCCAACAGGAAACCCCTGTTCGGATCGTCGATCGCGGCGCTAAGGTCGTTGTGATGGGCGAAGACCCTGATGCGGCCATGGTTGGGTCCATGCTGAGCGAAATGCTTGTTGCCGTACGGCGCGGGCACACGCCAACCGTGGCCGACGTGAGTTATGCCTTGAACGAAGCACGAACGAACCGGGGCGCACCCCTGAGCGATTTGCTCGGGGGTTCGCCCCGTCCTCTCTTGCGCACCGAGATCGCGATTAAACCGCGAACTCGGGGCCAAGTCCGTTACCTTGAGGCCATCCGGAACCACGGCGTCACCCTGGCGATCGGTCCGGCGGGTACGGGGAAGACGTACCTGGCGATGGCGGCGGCGATCAGCGCCTTGCTCAACAAAGAAGTGAACCGGCTTATCTTGACGCGTCCCGCGGTCGAAGCGGGGGAAAGCCTTGGATTTCTGCCGGGAGACTTGCAGCAAAAGGTCAATCCGTATCTACGACCCTTGTACGACGCGCTGTATTCGATGGTGGATGTCGAGCGTGCCCGCCGGTTGATTGAACGCGAGGCGATTGAAGTGGCGCCTCTGGCTTTTATGCGCGGCCGCACGTTGGACCACGCGTTTGCCATTCTCGACGAAGCGCAGAACACGACTTCCGAGCAGATGAAGATGTTTCTCACACGGCTTGGCGAAGGTTCGCGAGCCGTGGTCACGGGGGACATCACGCAAGTCGACTTGCCCAAAGGCACGACTTCGGGCCTTGTGGAGGCGAACCGCATTCTGAAGCACACGCCGGGCATTGCCATTGTGCGGCTGGATCGCGCCGACGTGGTGCGGCATCCGTTGGTGCAGGGAATTATCGACGCCTACGAAGCGGCGGGCGCACAAACCGATTCGGAGACGCAGCACCATCACAGCGTCCTGGAACGCGGTGGGCGGCAATGA
- a CDS encoding HDIG domain-containing protein, with the protein MIFGKYLRKRQRLSGGTYRGQSQQSLTYRERQLKRGALALAFIVLLLGVTKRLTTTSEIRVPDKDGIPADETIIAEIGFQSEDTASTREAREAAASKVPDVFRVNDEAVRSQLERFDAMVSELKAQREGLEAELRDQLKPGVREQALNATLSRVVKAHAESLIASSQSLSAIGDANLLATWLMPKPEWVRSVISAKGDEGNSRPTPMEFANLDQLTRIAKSGLEYVLSYGILKPGETGSGFSSKTSDRQILVLRERPLAGQFEEEEIPLNQALKLGEARDTLKERIAKADEGLQSVAGDAAADRVSIQDAAEEVAQLCLADTLRFDDEETRVRRETARISVEPVMKEFVPGEEIIRLGVKWTPQTRLDVQTYLAEKSRFDKQTANVLGTFLGHMILVGIILGGLERALPILAPKRKMPLRDFMLVLLVLCATILIGRVIAYFDDSGFLVPAMAAAILLAILTNARLAGLVSLLIAMLVSIQFDNNWRAMVILCTMSFTGILSITVVRRRSDMGSAAVKATIVGILAMVGIALAQDSLFSEATFRGLLAIALNGLVCLFIVPGLLSPLERLFGITTDIQLLEYSDLNNHILSRLAMEVPATYAHSLMLGQLAEAAADAIGANGLLARVCAYYHDIGKLRRPEYFVENQTGANVHDGLSPRLSARAIASHVSEGAEMARSLRLPKPLIDAIYEHHGTCLISFFYQEAVAQQKHGGVIEADFRYPGPRPRSRETAILMICDAVESAVRTLKNPNEERIRELIDRIISNRASDRQFDESDLTLKDLDTIAEVLTRRIMTSQHRRITYPDQTPKPEATNVIALSGGQDK; encoded by the coding sequence ATGATATTCGGGAAGTATCTACGAAAGAGGCAACGGCTCAGCGGTGGAACGTACCGCGGGCAGTCGCAGCAATCGCTGACGTATCGCGAACGCCAATTGAAGCGGGGCGCGTTGGCGCTGGCGTTTATCGTGCTGTTGCTGGGCGTGACGAAACGCCTGACCACCACTTCGGAAATCCGCGTGCCCGACAAGGACGGAATTCCCGCCGACGAAACCATCATCGCGGAGATCGGTTTCCAGAGCGAAGACACGGCGAGTACGCGCGAGGCCAGGGAAGCGGCGGCAAGCAAGGTTCCGGATGTTTTTCGCGTTAACGACGAAGCGGTGCGATCTCAGTTGGAACGGTTCGACGCGATGGTTTCGGAACTTAAAGCGCAGCGCGAAGGACTTGAGGCGGAGCTGCGCGATCAGCTTAAGCCGGGCGTACGTGAGCAAGCCCTGAACGCGACGCTCTCGCGCGTGGTCAAGGCGCATGCCGAGAGTCTCATCGCTTCTTCGCAGTCCTTGAGCGCCATTGGCGACGCAAACCTGTTGGCAACGTGGCTGATGCCCAAGCCCGAATGGGTTCGCTCCGTGATTTCCGCGAAGGGAGATGAAGGCAATAGCCGCCCGACGCCGATGGAGTTTGCCAATCTCGATCAACTGACGCGCATCGCAAAGAGCGGTCTCGAATATGTGCTGTCGTACGGGATACTCAAACCCGGTGAGACCGGAAGCGGATTTTCGTCCAAAACGTCGGATCGCCAGATTCTGGTGCTGCGCGAGCGTCCGCTTGCGGGGCAGTTCGAAGAAGAAGAGATTCCCCTGAATCAGGCGCTGAAGCTTGGCGAGGCGCGTGACACGTTGAAGGAACGCATTGCCAAGGCCGACGAGGGACTTCAGTCGGTTGCAGGAGATGCCGCCGCCGATCGGGTGTCGATTCAAGATGCCGCCGAAGAAGTGGCCCAACTTTGCCTGGCGGACACGTTACGGTTTGATGACGAAGAAACACGCGTGCGCCGCGAAACGGCCCGTATTTCGGTTGAACCCGTTATGAAGGAGTTCGTGCCGGGCGAAGAGATCATTCGTCTCGGTGTGAAGTGGACGCCTCAAACGCGGCTGGACGTGCAAACGTACTTGGCGGAGAAGTCCCGCTTCGACAAGCAGACGGCCAACGTTTTGGGTACGTTCCTTGGGCACATGATTCTCGTTGGCATCATCTTGGGCGGTCTGGAGCGGGCATTGCCGATTCTGGCGCCTAAACGAAAGATGCCGCTGCGCGATTTCATGCTGGTGCTTCTGGTGTTATGCGCAACGATCTTGATTGGGCGCGTGATCGCCTACTTTGACGACAGCGGATTTCTTGTGCCCGCGATGGCAGCGGCCATTCTGCTCGCGATTCTGACGAATGCCCGGCTAGCGGGACTCGTCAGTCTTCTGATCGCCATGCTGGTTTCGATTCAATTCGACAACAATTGGCGGGCCATGGTCATCCTGTGCACGATGTCGTTTACGGGGATTCTGAGCATTACGGTGGTGCGCCGCCGCAGCGATATGGGCAGCGCCGCCGTCAAAGCAACCATCGTGGGCATACTCGCGATGGTTGGCATTGCACTCGCGCAGGATTCGCTCTTTAGCGAAGCGACCTTCCGAGGCTTGCTTGCCATCGCGCTGAACGGCTTGGTCTGTTTGTTCATTGTGCCGGGGCTCCTGTCGCCGCTGGAACGGCTTTTTGGGATTACCACCGACATTCAGTTGCTCGAATACTCCGACCTTAACAACCACATCCTCAGCCGGTTGGCGATGGAAGTCCCCGCGACCTACGCGCATTCCCTGATGCTTGGGCAGTTGGCGGAGGCGGCCGCGGATGCCATCGGCGCGAATGGATTGCTCGCGCGCGTGTGCGCGTATTACCACGACATCGGCAAACTGCGCCGGCCCGAGTATTTTGTCGAGAACCAGACCGGCGCCAACGTGCATGACGGCCTCTCGCCGCGATTGAGCGCGCGCGCAATCGCTTCGCATGTGTCAGAGGGCGCAGAAATGGCGCGCAGCCTGCGGCTGCCGAAACCGTTGATCGACGCGATCTACGAGCATCACGGCACGTGCCTCATCAGCTTCTTCTATCAGGAGGCGGTGGCGCAGCAGAAGCACGGCGGCGTTATCGAAGCGGACTTCCGGTATCCGGGGCCGCGTCCGCGCAGCCGCGAAACCGCGATTCTCATGATATGCGACGCGGTGGAATCGGCGGTACGTACGCTGAAGAATCCCAATGAGGAGCGCATCCGCGAGCTGATCGACCGCATCATCTCCAACCGGGCTTCCGACCGGCAGTTTGACGAATCGGACCTGACCCTGAAAGACTTGGACACGATCGCCGAAGTGCTGACAAGGCGTATAATGACCTCGCAGCACCGTCGTATTACCTATCCCGACCAGACTCCTAAACCGGAAGCCACAAACGTGATTGCACTCTCGGGAGGACAGGACAAGTAA
- the ybeY gene encoding rRNA maturation RNase YbeY, with product MLSLAVRNTTPHPNTYAKEDLRVLARRVCAGERITDNVEISLWLCNDDQIRELNLKYRNEDEPTDVLSFPQEEASTSKDETEPRLLGDIVISLDTVLARSPNPKAIRQEVRLLFCHGLLHLLGYDHPDEKQRQVMAMKQAEYLRLPLESVWIQHHGHGADSPRKRGTKKLGRR from the coding sequence ATGTTGAGCCTAGCCGTCCGAAACACAACGCCCCATCCGAACACCTACGCAAAAGAAGACCTGCGAGTGCTTGCCCGGCGCGTGTGCGCGGGAGAGCGGATCACCGACAACGTCGAGATTAGTCTTTGGCTGTGCAACGACGACCAGATTCGCGAATTGAATCTAAAATACCGCAACGAAGACGAGCCCACGGACGTGTTGTCGTTTCCTCAAGAGGAAGCCTCGACGTCCAAGGACGAGACTGAGCCCCGTCTTCTTGGGGACATCGTGATCTCGCTGGACACCGTGCTGGCGCGTTCTCCGAATCCCAAGGCCATCCGCCAGGAAGTGCGGCTTCTGTTTTGCCATGGATTGCTGCATCTCTTGGGCTATGACCACCCCGACGAAAAGCAGCGCCAAGTCATGGCCATGAAGCAGGCGGAGTATCTCCGTCTCCCTCTCGAGAGTGTTTGGATTCAACATCATGGCCACGGCGCCGATTCGCCGCGCAAGCGAGGAACGAAGAAACTTGGACGACGCTAA